A genomic region of Anaerolineales bacterium contains the following coding sequences:
- the dnaA gene encoding chromosomal replication initiator protein DnaA: MNASHAWQAALGQLQVEMPKSTFDTWVRDAEFVAYEDGSFVIGVNNAYARDWLESRLKSTATRMLTGIMNRSVEVRFVVWLKEQALAPTTGAALPSLAEPAVLPRINEIPEASPVEPSVGPQFGINSRYTFENFVVGSGNRLAHAASMSVAENPGKSYNPLFLYGRVGLGKTHLLRAIGFASQQRGLRVLYVSSEEFTNDLISAIRSQTTPAFRDKYRSADVLLIDDIQFIAGKESTQEEFFHTFNTLHGQNKQIVLTSDRSPKGFLTLEERLRSRFEWGLLADIQSPDYETRLAILRSNAEKLGRPVPAEVLEAIAERMQTNIRELEGALNRMVAYAYLRDVPLTVDLVDGALADILPEPQSLSPENIVEAVARAFNQPQDKLLSRDRSAPVALARQVAMYLMREEARLSLPSIGEVLGGRDHTTVMHGYEKISELLETDERLRRQVSDLREQLYGERSAVRA; this comes from the coding sequence GTGAACGCAAGCCACGCTTGGCAAGCTGCCCTGGGGCAACTGCAAGTTGAAATGCCGAAGAGCACCTTTGATACCTGGGTGCGCGACGCAGAATTCGTTGCTTACGAAGACGGCTCCTTCGTCATCGGCGTCAATAACGCCTATGCGCGTGATTGGCTCGAAAGCCGCTTGAAGAGCACCGCCACGCGCATGCTCACCGGCATCATGAACCGCAGTGTTGAAGTGCGTTTTGTGGTGTGGCTCAAGGAGCAGGCCCTGGCGCCCACCACGGGCGCGGCACTGCCCTCGCTGGCTGAACCGGCGGTGCTGCCACGCATAAACGAAATCCCCGAAGCCAGCCCAGTGGAGCCCAGCGTTGGCCCGCAGTTTGGCATCAACTCCCGCTATACCTTTGAAAACTTCGTGGTCGGCTCAGGCAACCGCCTGGCGCACGCCGCCTCCATGTCGGTGGCGGAGAACCCGGGCAAATCCTACAACCCCCTGTTCTTGTATGGCCGGGTGGGCCTGGGCAAGACGCATTTGTTGCGGGCGATCGGTTTCGCCTCGCAGCAGCGCGGTTTGCGCGTGCTGTACGTCTCGTCTGAGGAGTTCACCAATGACCTCATCAGCGCCATCCGCAGCCAGACCACGCCCGCCTTCCGTGATAAATACCGCTCGGCCGATGTGCTGTTGATCGATGACATTCAGTTTATTGCCGGTAAAGAGTCCACGCAGGAAGAGTTCTTCCACACCTTCAATACCCTGCACGGTCAGAACAAGCAGATCGTGCTTACCTCAGACCGTTCCCCCAAGGGCTTTTTGACCCTGGAGGAGCGCCTGCGCTCGCGCTTTGAGTGGGGCCTGCTGGCTGATATCCAATCCCCAGACTATGAGACGCGCTTGGCCATCTTGCGCAGCAATGCTGAGAAACTGGGCCGCCCGGTGCCGGCCGAGGTGTTGGAGGCGATTGCCGAGCGCATGCAAACCAACATCCGTGAGCTGGAGGGCGCGCTGAACCGCATGGTGGCCTATGCCTACCTGCGCGATGTGCCGCTGACGGTCGATCTGGTGGACGGTGCCCTGGCGGATATACTGCCGGAGCCGCAAAGCCTCTCCCCCGAGAATATCGTAGAGGCAGTGGCACGCGCCTTCAACCAGCCGCAGGACAAGCTACTCTCGCGGGACCGCTCGGCCCCGGTAGCGCTGGCACGCCAGGTGGCGATGTACCTAATGCGCGAAGAAGCGCGCCTCTCCCTGCCCAGCATCGGGGAGGTGCTGGGCGGCCGCGATCACACCACCGTAATGCACGGCTACGAGAAGATCAGTGAGTTGCTCGAAACCGATGAGCGCTTGCGCCGCCAGGTGAGCGACCTGCGCGAGCAACTCTACGGTGAGCGCAGCGCCGTGCGTGCTTAG
- a CDS encoding carbohydrate kinase family protein, whose amino-acid sequence MAKETKEMKLNILGDLIADIGMRLQKFPVQARDIHRLSYMEVGPGGACNVAIMAARFGVPVGALGEVGDDGFGLVVREGLRREGVDVSQFHVSAEAHTPVAGVIVDEASEPGYLGYPGSLQHRTLLPEWKAAIEHGAAFFADGWAEYPETPALALAGFEAARAAGVTTFFDPGPGNPDIDNRWHLEAIAMSNVVLMNRREALRLTGLEDDEAVVQALQKIGAELILLKRGELGLLAARGDERVQAPGLDVEAKDATGAGDSVAGAMIYGVLHGLPLKKLAALGNATGAAKVQNIGTGHNMPSLQQIATVLQHSGADPAAHLPAH is encoded by the coding sequence ATGGCGAAAGAAACGAAAGAAATGAAGCTCAATATCCTGGGCGATCTAATTGCAGACATCGGCATGCGCCTGCAAAAATTCCCTGTGCAAGCGCGTGACATCCATCGTCTGTCCTATATGGAAGTGGGACCAGGCGGCGCCTGCAACGTAGCCATCATGGCGGCGCGCTTTGGCGTACCCGTGGGCGCCTTGGGTGAAGTAGGCGATGACGGCTTCGGGTTGGTGGTGCGCGAGGGGCTGCGCCGCGAAGGCGTGGATGTGTCCCAATTTCATGTCAGCGCCGAGGCGCACACCCCCGTGGCTGGCGTGATCGTAGACGAGGCGAGTGAGCCCGGCTATCTGGGTTACCCTGGCTCGCTGCAGCACCGCACACTGCTCCCGGAGTGGAAGGCGGCCATTGAACATGGCGCCGCCTTCTTTGCCGATGGCTGGGCTGAGTACCCCGAAACCCCCGCGCTGGCCCTGGCCGGCTTTGAAGCGGCACGTGCGGCCGGTGTCACCACTTTCTTTGACCCCGGCCCGGGCAACCCGGATATTGACAACCGTTGGCATCTCGAAGCGATTGCCATGAGCAACGTGGTGCTCATGAACCGCCGTGAGGCATTGCGCCTGACCGGGCTGGAAGATGATGAAGCCGTGGTGCAAGCGCTGCAAAAGATCGGCGCTGAGCTGATTTTGCTTAAGCGTGGTGAGCTGGGCTTACTGGCCGCACGCGGCGACGAGCGCGTGCAGGCGCCAGGCCTGGATGTGGAAGCTAAAGACGCCACCGGCGCGGGCGACAGCGTAGCTGGTGCCATGATCTACGGCGTGTTGCATGGGCTGCCCTTGAAAAAACTGGCCGCCCTTGGCAACGCCACCGGCGCCGCCAAGGTGCAGAACATCGGCACCGGGCACAATATGCCCAGCCTGCAGCAAATTGCCACGGTGCTGCAACACAGCGGTGCTGACCCAGCAGCCCACTTGCCAGCCCACTAG
- a CDS encoding ATP-binding cassette domain-containing protein translates to MNLNVKDVAFRYPSGVLALDNVSLEVPSGQVLGILGENGAGKTTLVKLFNGLLRPSQGQVWIGDWNTAEHSTAALAARVGFLFQNPDNQLFERSVAREVAYGPRNQGAAEGEVQRRVQAALSMVGLQHEADSHPYDLPQPQRKLLALAATIAMQTPILVLDEPTIGQDEVGRKAIGRIVSKLHNMGRTLIMITHDVDFCAQHAQRILVMLKGKVHADGPAGSILAQTQTLDEAQVAPPQLVRLAQALKMPAVPLTVEDFVDEYKQWRKKRKK, encoded by the coding sequence ATGAACCTGAATGTAAAGGATGTTGCTTTCCGTTACCCCTCAGGCGTACTGGCGCTAGACAACGTAAGCCTGGAGGTGCCTTCAGGCCAGGTGCTCGGCATTCTGGGCGAAAACGGCGCGGGCAAGACCACACTGGTCAAGTTATTCAACGGCCTCTTGCGGCCTTCTCAGGGCCAGGTATGGATTGGCGACTGGAACACGGCCGAACACTCCACCGCCGCGCTGGCCGCCCGCGTGGGCTTTCTGTTTCAAAATCCAGACAATCAACTGTTTGAGCGCAGCGTCGCCCGCGAGGTTGCCTATGGCCCGCGCAACCAAGGCGCGGCTGAAGGCGAAGTACAGCGCCGCGTGCAGGCCGCGCTGAGCATGGTGGGCCTGCAACACGAGGCTGACTCACACCCCTATGACCTGCCGCAGCCGCAGCGCAAGCTGCTGGCCCTGGCCGCCACGATTGCCATGCAAACGCCCATCCTGGTGCTGGATGAGCCCACCATCGGGCAGGACGAGGTGGGGCGCAAAGCCATCGGCCGCATTGTCAGCAAGTTACACAACATGGGCCGCACGTTGATCATGATCACGCATGATGTAGACTTTTGTGCACAGCACGCCCAACGCATTCTCGTAATGCTCAAGGGCAAGGTACACGCAGACGGCCCGGCCGGCAGCATACTGGCACAAACTCAAACGCTCGATGAAGCGCAAGTTGCGCCGCCACAGTTGGTGCGCCTGGCACAAGCGCTGAAGATGCCGGCAGTGCCACTTACCGTAGAGGATTTTGTAGACGAGTACAAACAATGGCGAAAGAAACGAAAGAAATGA
- a CDS encoding ABC transporter ATP-binding protein has product MIRLKKFSYWYPASQQPALDRISLEIPEGQFLGIVGANGAGKSTLCYALSGFVPHFYNGELEGELSFDGTPIAELDLGKLAGQIGLVFQNPFNQISGARFTVREEIAFGLENLGLPRAEIKVRIEEALELVNIQELAERSPFSVSGGQQQRIAIASILAMQPRVLVLDEPTSQLDPEGTRDVFAALSKLVSTRKITVIIAEHKLEWLATFCDRVVALAGGKLRAAGSPQEVLSSEQMLRLGIGRTQYSEAAARLLRSKQLPVTLEQAKKALK; this is encoded by the coding sequence ATGATTCGGCTCAAGAAGTTCAGCTACTGGTATCCAGCCAGCCAGCAGCCCGCGCTGGATCGCATCAGCCTTGAGATCCCCGAGGGCCAATTTCTGGGCATCGTGGGCGCCAACGGCGCCGGCAAAAGCACGCTGTGCTACGCGCTCAGCGGCTTTGTGCCGCACTTTTACAACGGCGAGCTTGAAGGCGAGCTGAGCTTTGACGGCACGCCCATAGCCGAACTTGATCTGGGTAAGCTGGCCGGGCAGATTGGCCTCGTATTCCAAAATCCATTCAATCAGATCAGCGGGGCGCGCTTCACGGTGCGCGAAGAGATTGCTTTTGGTCTGGAAAATCTCGGTTTGCCACGCGCTGAAATAAAAGTGCGCATTGAAGAAGCGCTTGAGCTGGTCAACATTCAAGAACTGGCAGAGCGCTCGCCGTTTTCGGTATCCGGCGGGCAGCAGCAGCGCATCGCCATCGCCTCCATTCTGGCAATGCAGCCGCGCGTGCTGGTGCTTGACGAGCCGACCTCACAGCTGGACCCTGAGGGCACCCGGGATGTCTTCGCGGCGCTCAGTAAATTGGTCAGCACACGCAAGATCACCGTCATCATCGCCGAACACAAGCTGGAATGGCTGGCTACCTTCTGTGACCGTGTGGTGGCACTGGCCGGCGGCAAGCTGCGCGCCGCAGGCAGCCCGCAAGAGGTGCTGAGCTCAGAGCAGATGCTGCGCCTGGGCATCGGGCGCACTCAGTACAGCGAAGCTGCGGCGCGCCTGTTGCGCAGCAAGCAGCTGCCCGTGACCCTGGAGCAGGCCAAGAAAGCGCTCAAATGA
- a CDS encoding energy-coupling factor transporter transmembrane protein EcfT, with translation MRGGSIYIQGNSGLHRLHPMTKLAFSGLCFACAAALPTLPWLLAVFGLVILPLAVWGRLTKAFAKACLLVVGPFLLSLSIIQGFFHGGDTVLFALGRFSYTLEGLMAGLLFAARLLVALGGTLLLMQSTDQAQLMQALTERGFPARIAYVVLTAIQIFPSFQERAQVIMDAQQARGLELQTGALNRARLLLPMVGPLILGSVMNVSERAMALEARGFSSPAPKTSLYVLADSSAQRSLRWALLAAAVALLLWRLWSALA, from the coding sequence ATGCGCGGTGGCAGTATCTATATTCAAGGCAACAGCGGGCTACATAGGCTGCACCCCATGACCAAGCTGGCCTTCAGTGGCCTGTGCTTCGCCTGCGCCGCGGCGTTGCCCACGCTGCCCTGGCTGCTGGCCGTGTTCGGCCTGGTGATCCTTCCCTTGGCAGTCTGGGGGCGGCTGACCAAAGCCTTTGCAAAAGCCTGCCTGCTCGTGGTTGGCCCGTTCTTGCTTTCCCTCTCGATTATTCAAGGCTTCTTCCACGGCGGCGACACCGTGTTGTTTGCGCTGGGCCGCTTCAGCTATACGCTGGAAGGTCTGATGGCCGGCTTGCTGTTCGCGGCGCGCTTGTTGGTAGCGCTGGGTGGCACGCTGCTGCTCATGCAAAGCACCGATCAGGCGCAGCTGATGCAGGCGCTCACCGAGCGCGGCTTCCCGGCGCGCATCGCCTATGTTGTGCTGACCGCAATTCAGATTTTTCCTAGCTTTCAAGAGCGCGCTCAAGTGATCATGGATGCACAGCAAGCCCGCGGGCTGGAGCTGCAGACCGGGGCGCTCAACCGCGCCCGTCTGCTGCTCCCTATGGTTGGCCCGCTCATTTTGGGCAGCGTGATGAACGTCAGTGAGCGCGCCATGGCGCTGGAAGCACGCGGCTTCAGCAGCCCGGCCCCCAAGACCAGCCTATACGTCCTGGCAGATAGCAGCGCCCAGCGCAGCCTGCGCTGGGCGCTGCTGGCCGCGGCCGTGGCGCTGCTGTTGTGGCGGCTGTGGAGCGCCCTGGCATGA
- the rnhA gene encoding ribonuclease HI has protein sequence MADIVEIFSDGSCEGNPGRGGWAALLRSGAHERELSGSEAHTTNNRMELTAALRALEALRGPSRVVFYTDSEYLRKGITEWLPGWMARGWKRKGGALANVDLWQALAAVISQHEIDWRWVRGHAGHAENERVDRLARSAMLRA, from the coding sequence ATGGCAGACATTGTGGAAATTTTCTCAGACGGGTCGTGCGAAGGCAACCCCGGCCGCGGCGGCTGGGCCGCCCTGCTGCGTTCCGGCGCGCACGAGCGTGAGCTCAGTGGCAGCGAAGCGCACACCACCAACAACCGTATGGAGCTCACCGCGGCGCTACGCGCCCTGGAAGCCTTGCGCGGGCCAAGCCGGGTGGTCTTCTACACGGACTCTGAATACCTGCGTAAGGGCATTACCGAGTGGCTGCCGGGTTGGATGGCACGCGGCTGGAAGCGCAAAGGCGGCGCGTTGGCCAATGTGGACCTCTGGCAGGCCTTGGCGGCGGTGATCAGCCAGCATGAAATCGACTGGCGTTGGGTGCGCGGCCATGCCGGCCACGCCGAGAATGAGCGGGTGGACCGTTTGGCACGTAGTGCCATGTTGCGCGCCTGA
- a CDS encoding tRNA uridine(34) 5-carboxymethylaminomethyl modification radical SAM/GNAT enzyme Elp3 — protein MTLLTPQEPRIHAWEESKLPTQERMQRARQILEDVRAGASPAEALRRYPLDGEGGGYIGKQFLVAAYRQLVATGEMAEDPALLRRIRLKPMRSLSGVSVVTVLTKPYPCPGKCVFCPTDVRMPKSYLPDEPGAMRALQHQFDPYAQVRSRLDALEAVGHPTDKIEFLILGGTWSSYTRAYQEEFILRMFEALNGVPFASLEEAHTYNETAAHRNVGLAIETRPDHIDAAEIAWLRRLGVTKVQLGAQSFDDRVLELNKRGHSAAETQRAVDQLRAAGFKIVLHLMPNLLGATPQTDREDFKKLWAGHNPDELKIYPTQLLENAELYLHWQRGEYQPYTTEQLVELLAEIKSQIPEYCRVNRVIRDIPSTNVVEGNKRTSLRMDVHARMQARGQRCRCIRCREVRGRAVDAAQLNLHDHAYRTPHAQEHFLSFVTPEDKLAGFLRLSLPAANAPHTGLAELAGAALIREVHVYGQSLEVGAEQSGAAQHIGLGTQLIAHAEEQARSAGYRRVAIIAAVGTRRYYAGRGYQLEGTYMVKEL, from the coding sequence ATGACTTTACTGACACCCCAAGAACCCCGCATCCACGCCTGGGAGGAGTCCAAGCTCCCCACCCAGGAGCGTATGCAGCGCGCCCGCCAGATCCTAGAGGATGTGCGCGCCGGCGCCAGCCCGGCTGAGGCGCTGCGCCGCTATCCGCTGGATGGCGAGGGCGGCGGCTACATTGGCAAGCAGTTTCTCGTAGCCGCTTACCGCCAACTGGTAGCCACCGGTGAAATGGCCGAAGACCCGGCGCTGCTGCGCCGCATCCGCCTCAAGCCGATGCGCTCGCTCTCCGGCGTCAGCGTGGTCACCGTGCTGACCAAGCCCTATCCCTGCCCGGGCAAGTGCGTGTTCTGCCCCACAGACGTGCGCATGCCCAAGAGCTACCTGCCCGATGAGCCCGGCGCGATGCGCGCGCTGCAACACCAGTTTGATCCCTACGCCCAGGTGCGCTCACGCCTCGACGCGCTGGAAGCGGTGGGCCATCCCACAGACAAGATCGAGTTTCTGATCTTGGGCGGCACCTGGAGCTCATACACACGTGCTTACCAGGAAGAATTTATCCTGCGCATGTTCGAGGCGCTCAACGGTGTGCCCTTCGCTAGCTTGGAAGAAGCGCATACCTACAACGAGACCGCCGCGCATCGCAACGTAGGCCTGGCCATCGAAACCCGCCCAGACCATATCGACGCGGCCGAGATCGCCTGGCTACGCCGCCTGGGCGTCACCAAGGTGCAGCTCGGCGCACAAAGTTTTGACGACCGCGTGCTGGAACTCAACAAGCGCGGTCACAGCGCCGCCGAAACCCAGCGCGCCGTAGACCAACTGCGTGCGGCGGGCTTCAAGATCGTGTTGCACCTGATGCCCAACCTGCTCGGTGCCACCCCGCAGACCGACCGCGAAGATTTCAAAAAACTGTGGGCCGGCCACAACCCCGACGAGCTCAAGATCTACCCTACCCAGCTACTCGAGAATGCCGAGTTGTATCTACATTGGCAGCGCGGTGAGTACCAGCCCTATACAACCGAACAGCTAGTTGAGCTGCTGGCCGAGATCAAAAGCCAGATCCCGGAGTACTGTCGCGTCAACCGCGTGATCCGCGATATCCCTTCCACCAACGTTGTGGAAGGCAACAAGCGTACCAGCCTGCGCATGGACGTGCACGCGCGCATGCAGGCGCGCGGCCAGCGCTGTCGCTGCATCCGCTGCCGCGAGGTGCGCGGCCGCGCCGTGGACGCCGCCCAGCTTAACCTGCACGACCATGCCTACCGCACGCCGCACGCGCAGGAGCATTTCTTGTCCTTCGTCACGCCAGAAGACAAGCTAGCCGGCTTCCTGCGCCTCTCGCTGCCAGCAGCCAATGCGCCACACACTGGGCTGGCCGAGCTGGCCGGCGCGGCGCTGATCCGCGAGGTGCACGTGTACGGGCAATCGCTCGAGGTCGGCGCCGAACAGAGCGGTGCCGCCCAGCACATCGGCCTGGGCACGCAGCTCATCGCCCACGCTGAAGAGCAGGCGCGCTCGGCTGGCTACCGCCGCGTGGCGATCATCGCCGCGGTGGGCACGCGCCGTTACTACGCCGGGCGCGGCTACCAGCTCGAGGGCACCTACATGGTGAAGGAGCTTTAG
- a CDS encoding methyltransferase domain-containing protein, whose protein sequence is MEAAVAQQLIALNREFYQTHAEAFSATRGRLQPGLLRLLRTLAGIDLEGHVESSVRNTLAPARILDLGCGNGGVAAHLAASGHQGGYVGLDFSEGLLQAARQRLAAHPGYPAEFVPADLSGAWAAGLEGRFDVVLAMAVLHHIPGRELQLAFLRQVCSVMKAGGHFIHSNWQFMRSPKLAARVQSWAAAGLHESQLDPGDYLLDWRSGGSGLRYVHQFSEHELAELAVDAGFSVAETFYSDGRTGDLSLYSVWQLA, encoded by the coding sequence ATGGAAGCCGCCGTTGCTCAGCAATTGATTGCGCTGAATAGAGAATTCTATCAAACGCACGCCGAAGCGTTTTCGGCCACGCGCGGCCGGTTGCAGCCCGGTTTGCTTCGCTTATTGCGAACGCTGGCAGGGATTGACCTTGAAGGCCATGTTGAGAGCAGCGTTCGCAATACCTTGGCCCCTGCTCGGATACTCGACCTGGGCTGTGGCAACGGCGGGGTAGCGGCGCACTTGGCGGCCAGCGGCCACCAGGGCGGCTATGTGGGCCTCGATTTTAGCGAGGGGCTGCTGCAGGCTGCCCGCCAGCGGTTGGCTGCGCACCCCGGGTACCCAGCCGAGTTTGTGCCGGCCGATTTAAGTGGCGCATGGGCCGCAGGGTTGGAGGGCAGATTTGATGTGGTGCTGGCGATGGCGGTGCTGCATCACATCCCGGGCCGTGAGCTGCAGCTGGCCTTTTTGCGCCAGGTGTGCTCAGTGATGAAAGCCGGTGGGCACTTTATTCACTCCAACTGGCAATTCATGCGCAGCCCCAAGCTGGCCGCACGCGTGCAATCGTGGGCGGCCGCCGGCCTGCACGAAAGCCAGCTGGACCCGGGTGATTATCTATTGGATTGGCGCAGCGGCGGTAGCGGGTTGCGCTATGTGCACCAGTTTAGTGAACACGAGCTGGCCGAGCTGGCGGTAGACGCTGGCTTCAGCGTGGCTGAGACGTTCTACTCCGATGGCCGCACGGGCGATTTGAGCTTGTATTCAGTTTGGCAGCTGGCCTAG
- a CDS encoding transcriptional regulator produces MAKHVQALATLDRTIHEPARLMLVMLLSAVKRADFLFLERESGLTKGNLSAHLSKLEKAGYVAIEKTFKGKYPLTVCSLTPQGRQALASYRRSLEAAFSE; encoded by the coding sequence GTGGCAAAGCATGTACAAGCCCTCGCCACTCTGGATCGTACGATCCATGAGCCGGCGCGCCTGATGTTGGTGATGCTGCTCTCGGCGGTCAAGCGCGCCGATTTCCTTTTTTTGGAGCGTGAATCAGGCCTGACCAAAGGCAATCTCTCAGCCCATCTAAGCAAGCTGGAAAAAGCGGGCTATGTAGCCATAGAAAAGACCTTTAAAGGCAAGTACCCGCTCACCGTGTGCAGCCTGACTCCGCAAGGGCGCCAGGCACTTGCCAGCTATCGCCGCAGCTTGGAAGCCGCATTTAGCGAGTAG
- a CDS encoding GyrI-like domain-containing protein yields the protein MDKLDLKKEYKHLFNPSAKQVALVSVPRFNFIMIDGTVPAHIKVDDAPDYQNAVEALFSLSYTIKFICKKRQADPSDYAVMPLEGLWWSKSSNKAFTPDRKEAWYFTAMIMQPAPVTKATFAQGVEAVRAKKDLAMLDAARFEAFAEGKAVQLMHLGPYSEEPASIARMVAFSDEHNLKPNGKHHEIYLGDPRRTAPAKLKTVLRHPVK from the coding sequence ATGGACAAGCTAGACCTCAAAAAGGAATACAAGCACCTCTTCAACCCCAGTGCTAAGCAAGTCGCCCTGGTCAGCGTGCCGCGCTTCAACTTCATCATGATCGACGGCACCGTGCCGGCACACATCAAAGTAGACGATGCCCCGGATTACCAGAACGCCGTTGAAGCGCTTTTCAGCTTGTCGTACACCATCAAATTCATCTGCAAGAAGCGCCAGGCCGATCCCAGCGACTATGCGGTGATGCCGCTCGAAGGCCTATGGTGGAGCAAGAGCAGCAACAAAGCATTCACGCCCGATCGCAAAGAGGCATGGTATTTCACCGCCATGATCATGCAGCCCGCGCCGGTCACCAAAGCCACCTTCGCCCAGGGGGTTGAGGCCGTGCGCGCCAAGAAGGATCTGGCGATGCTGGATGCGGCGCGCTTCGAAGCCTTTGCCGAAGGCAAAGCCGTGCAACTGATGCACTTAGGCCCCTATTCTGAAGAGCCGGCCAGCATTGCGCGCATGGTCGCTTTCAGCGATGAGCACAACCTCAAGCCCAACGGCAAGCACCACGAGATCTACCTGGGCGATCCGCGCCGCACGGCACCAGCCAAACTCAAGACCGTGCTCAGGCACCCGGTGAAGTAA
- a CDS encoding PadR family transcriptional regulator: MTDAELAILGLIAETPRHGYEIEQVLEQRNMRRWADIGFSSIYYLLNKLEAKGWIRSQPQPAEGKGPARKVYTITTAGQQAWYQATLAALSGPGQANTRFLTGLAGLPGVRPQDAVAALRQYRRHVLERIHEVEQAWQGAENLPAFLQGMFEYSANVLQTELDWLDRYIPRFESQITDHDEDPE; encoded by the coding sequence ATGACAGACGCAGAACTCGCCATCCTCGGCTTGATCGCCGAAACCCCGCGCCACGGGTATGAGATCGAACAGGTGCTGGAGCAGCGCAACATGCGCCGCTGGGCCGATATTGGTTTTTCCTCAATCTATTATCTGCTCAACAAGCTGGAGGCCAAGGGCTGGATCCGCAGCCAACCCCAGCCGGCCGAAGGCAAGGGCCCGGCGCGCAAGGTGTATACGATCACCACGGCCGGGCAGCAGGCCTGGTATCAGGCCACGCTGGCTGCGCTCAGCGGGCCAGGCCAGGCCAATACGCGTTTTCTCACCGGGCTGGCCGGGCTGCCTGGCGTACGGCCGCAGGATGCGGTGGCGGCGCTGCGCCAGTATCGCCGGCATGTGCTTGAGCGCATACACGAAGTGGAGCAAGCCTGGCAGGGCGCCGAGAATTTGCCAGCCTTCTTGCAAGGCATGTTTGAGTACAGTGCCAACGTGTTGCAAACCGAGTTGGATTGGCTCGACCGTTACATTCCGCGCTTTGAAAGCCAGATCACAGACCACGACGAAGACCCCGAATAA
- the recO gene encoding DNA repair protein RecO, producing MARPSRTQRVEAIVLKHADFGEADRLVTLFTREEGKLRALAKGARKPGSRKGGHLEPFTRVSLLLGKGREIPLVEQAEAVELNSALGENLEALGYAAYVVELVDKFSADHDESRGVYRLTRDTLQRLAAGENLQLAVRFFEVHLLDQVGFRPQLQHCAHCGRALQPEDQYISFELGGALCPSCGKRLHATRISLGALKVLRHLQRKTFGEVRSLQLSASVQHELERLMNAYVAYLAERKLNTPRFLERVRRHLPD from the coding sequence ATGGCGCGCCCCAGCCGTACCCAACGCGTAGAAGCCATCGTGCTCAAGCATGCAGATTTTGGCGAGGCGGACCGCCTGGTGACCTTGTTCACGCGTGAAGAAGGCAAGCTGCGCGCCCTGGCCAAGGGGGCGCGCAAACCCGGCTCACGCAAAGGCGGCCATTTGGAGCCATTCACACGGGTGAGCTTGCTGCTGGGCAAGGGGCGCGAGATTCCGCTGGTGGAACAAGCCGAAGCTGTGGAGCTCAATAGCGCGCTGGGTGAAAACCTGGAAGCGCTTGGCTATGCGGCCTATGTGGTTGAGCTGGTGGACAAGTTCAGCGCGGACCACGATGAAAGCCGCGGCGTCTATCGCCTGACGCGCGATACCTTGCAACGCCTGGCCGCCGGCGAGAATCTGCAATTGGCCGTCCGTTTTTTTGAAGTACATCTGCTCGATCAGGTCGGTTTTCGCCCGCAGTTGCAGCACTGTGCCCATTGCGGGCGAGCGCTGCAACCAGAGGATCAGTACATTTCCTTTGAGCTTGGCGGCGCGCTGTGCCCCAGTTGCGGCAAGCGCCTGCATGCTACACGCATCAGTCTGGGGGCGCTGAAGGTGCTGCGTCATTTACAGCGCAAGACGTTTGGGGAGGTGCGCAGCCTGCAACTGAGTGCCAGCGTGCAGCATGAGCTGGAGCGCTTGATGAATGCCTATGTGGCCTACCTGGCGGAGCGCAAACTGAACACGCCGCGCTTTTTGGAACGCGTGCGCCGCCACTTGCCCGATTAG
- a CDS encoding VOC family protein yields the protein MLALTHVRLLLNDVDASLPFYRDQLGLGEPAVAVPGIYYEFATGSARLGLYDRASMQTVGGVAQARRQGDQALLTFAVDDVDATYAQLRAQGVEFLGPPQDQPAWVLRVVHLRDPEGTLIEINAPLTT from the coding sequence ATGCTCGCATTGACCCATGTACGCTTACTGCTGAATGATGTGGATGCCAGCTTGCCTTTCTATCGTGACCAGTTGGGCTTAGGCGAACCGGCGGTTGCGGTGCCGGGCATCTACTATGAATTCGCCACCGGGTCTGCCCGGCTGGGGCTGTACGACCGGGCGAGCATGCAAACGGTGGGCGGCGTGGCGCAGGCACGCCGCCAGGGCGATCAGGCGCTGCTAACCTTCGCAGTGGATGATGTGGATGCCACCTATGCCCAGTTGCGCGCCCAGGGCGTCGAGTTCCTCGGCCCGCCGCAAGACCAGCCTGCCTGGGTATTGCGCGTGGTGCACCTGCGTGACCCCGAGGGCACCTTGATCGAGATCAATGCCCCCTTAACCACCTAA